Proteins from a genomic interval of Halopseudomonas litoralis:
- the glgX gene encoding glycogen debranching protein GlgX, with protein sequence MQTSRVSEGKPFPLGATWDGLGVNFALFSAHATKVELCLFDSDGKQELERIELPEYTNEIWHGYLPDAHPGMVYGYRVYGPYEPDAGHRFNPNKLLIDPYARQLVGEIKWSDRLFGYTLGSADADLSFDDRDSAAHIPKAKVIDPAFTWGRHTHRHTPWAETIIYEGHVRGLSMTHPAVPESVRGTFAGLKHPELLKHIRSLGVTSVELLPVHAFVNDQHLLDKQLSNYWGYNSIAFFAPHQAYLATGNINEFKEMVAHLHAAGLELIMDVVYNHTAEGNELGPTLSMRGIDNATYYRLMPDEKRYYINDSGTGNTLDLSHPCVLQMVTDSLRYWATEMQVDGFRFDLATILARHAHGFDERHGFLVACRQDPVLSQCKLIAEPWDCGPGGYQVGGFPPGWVEWNDRFRDTARAFWMGEEGQIADLANRLTASGDHYNQRGRRPYASVNFVTAHDGFTLRDVVSYEQKHNEANGEDNQDGSDHNISRNHGCEGPTEDPEINGLRMRQMRNLLGTLIFSQGTPMLLAGDEFSRTQQGNNNVYCQDNELGWIDWNIDQDGRDLLKFTRRLIALRRSYPILRRGRFLVGEYNEELGVKDVTWLCPTGEEMTAEQWDDPHARCLGMLLDGRAQPTGIRRSGDDATLLLLFNAHHDAVNFCLPEVAQGSCWHCLIDTHRPELRKREIHEFNSEFLMTGHSLLLFVLELEDDS encoded by the coding sequence ATGCAAACCTCCCGGGTCTCCGAGGGCAAACCTTTCCCCCTCGGCGCCACCTGGGACGGACTGGGAGTGAATTTTGCGCTGTTTTCCGCGCATGCCACCAAGGTGGAGCTCTGTCTTTTCGACAGCGATGGCAAGCAGGAGCTGGAGCGTATCGAACTGCCCGAATACACCAACGAGATCTGGCACGGCTATCTGCCTGACGCTCACCCCGGGATGGTCTACGGCTATCGCGTGTACGGTCCCTACGAACCGGATGCCGGGCACCGCTTCAATCCCAACAAACTGTTGATCGACCCCTACGCCAGACAGCTGGTTGGCGAAATAAAATGGTCGGACCGGCTGTTCGGTTATACCCTCGGCTCGGCCGATGCCGACCTCAGTTTCGACGACCGTGACAGCGCCGCTCATATCCCCAAGGCCAAGGTCATCGACCCGGCATTCACCTGGGGCCGACATACTCATCGCCACACGCCCTGGGCTGAAACCATCATCTACGAAGGCCATGTGCGCGGCCTGAGCATGACCCATCCAGCCGTGCCAGAATCGGTGCGTGGTACCTTCGCCGGACTCAAACACCCGGAATTGCTCAAGCACATCCGCTCGCTCGGCGTCACCAGTGTCGAGCTGCTGCCGGTGCATGCCTTCGTCAATGACCAACATCTGCTCGACAAGCAATTGAGCAACTACTGGGGCTACAACAGCATTGCCTTCTTCGCCCCGCACCAGGCCTACCTGGCTACCGGCAATATCAATGAATTCAAGGAAATGGTCGCTCACCTGCATGCCGCGGGACTGGAGTTGATCATGGACGTGGTCTACAACCACACCGCCGAAGGTAATGAGCTGGGCCCGACCCTGTCCATGCGTGGCATCGACAATGCCACTTATTATCGGCTGATGCCCGATGAGAAGCGCTACTACATCAACGACTCAGGCACCGGTAACACCTTGGATCTGAGTCATCCCTGCGTGCTGCAGATGGTCACCGACTCGCTGCGCTACTGGGCCACCGAAATGCAGGTCGACGGCTTCCGTTTCGACCTGGCGACCATTCTCGCCCGCCATGCCCACGGCTTTGATGAGCGCCACGGATTTTTGGTCGCCTGCCGGCAGGACCCGGTATTGAGTCAGTGCAAATTGATTGCCGAGCCCTGGGACTGCGGCCCCGGTGGTTATCAGGTCGGCGGCTTCCCACCCGGCTGGGTGGAATGGAATGACCGTTTCCGCGATACCGCGCGGGCATTCTGGATGGGTGAGGAAGGCCAGATAGCCGATCTGGCAAACCGTCTCACGGCCTCCGGTGACCATTACAACCAGCGCGGCCGCCGCCCCTATGCCTCGGTCAACTTCGTCACCGCGCATGACGGCTTCACCCTGCGCGATGTGGTCAGCTATGAACAGAAACACAACGAGGCCAACGGCGAAGACAACCAGGACGGCAGCGATCACAACATCTCGCGCAATCACGGCTGCGAGGGGCCGACTGAAGATCCCGAGATCAATGGTCTGCGCATGCGCCAGATGCGCAACCTGCTCGGCACTTTGATCTTCTCCCAGGGCACGCCCATGCTGCTGGCTGGCGACGAGTTCAGCCGCACCCAGCAGGGCAACAATAACGTCTATTGTCAGGACAATGAGCTGGGTTGGATTGATTGGAATATCGACCAGGACGGCCGCGACTTGCTCAAGTTCACCCGCCGGTTGATAGCGCTGCGCCGCAGCTATCCGATCCTGCGGCGCGGACGTTTTCTGGTTGGCGAATACAATGAGGAGCTGGGCGTCAAGGATGTGACCTGGCTCTGCCCTACCGGCGAAGAGATGACCGCAGAGCAATGGGACGATCCCCATGCCCGCTGCCTCGGGATGCTGCTTGACGGTCGCGCTCAGCCCACCGGCATCCGCCGCAGCGGGGATGATGCCACCCTGCTGCTGTTGTTCAACGCTCACCATGATGCGGTCAATTTCTGCCTGCCCGAGGTCGCCCAGGGCAGCTGTTGGCACTGCCTGATCGATACGCACCGCCCCGAGCTGCGCAAGCGGGAAATCCATGAGTTCAACAGCGAGTTTCTGATGACCGGTCACTCCCTGCTGTTGTTCGTATTGGAGTTGGAGGATGACAGCTGA
- a CDS encoding endonuclease/exonuclease/phosphatase family protein, with translation MTPLSSTQEHLTNQAPPVHSIRVLTVNTHKGFSWLNRRFILPELREAVRTQSSDLVFLQEVLGVHERHGQAIDNWPEAPHYEFLADTMWPEFAYGRNAVYPDGHHGNALLSKFPILHYENLDVSISGTEERGLLHAILDVPGQADLHAICVHLGLRERHRRRQLRLLCRLLDRLPPDDPVIIAGDFNDWLQRAGPRLSRCGLKEAFVTANGSPAKSFPAQWPLLCLDRIYVRNLTTHGPETLIRRPWSHLSDHAPLSVEVRF, from the coding sequence GTGACACCACTCAGCTCCACCCAGGAGCACCTGACCAATCAGGCCCCACCGGTTCACTCGATCAGAGTGCTCACGGTCAATACCCACAAGGGTTTCAGCTGGCTCAACCGACGTTTCATTCTGCCGGAGCTGCGCGAGGCTGTGCGTACCCAGTCGTCCGATCTGGTATTTCTGCAGGAAGTGCTGGGCGTTCATGAGCGCCACGGCCAGGCAATCGATAACTGGCCGGAGGCACCGCACTATGAGTTCCTCGCCGATACCATGTGGCCGGAATTCGCCTATGGCCGCAATGCGGTTTACCCCGATGGGCACCATGGCAATGCGCTGCTGTCAAAATTTCCGATACTGCATTACGAGAATCTCGACGTGTCGATCAGCGGCACTGAGGAGCGCGGCTTGCTGCATGCCATTCTAGACGTGCCGGGTCAGGCGGATCTGCACGCCATCTGCGTTCATCTGGGCCTGCGTGAGCGTCATCGTCGGCGCCAGCTGCGCCTGTTGTGCCGCTTGCTCGACCGCTTGCCACCGGACGATCCAGTGATTATCGCCGGCGACTTCAATGACTGGCTGCAGCGCGCCGGGCCACGCTTGAGCCGCTGCGGACTCAAGGAAGCATTTGTCACCGCCAATGGATCACCGGCGAAAAGTTTCCCGGCGCAATGGCCGTTGCTGTGTCTGGACCGGATCTATGTCCGCAACCTGACCACCCATGGACCGGAAACCCTGATTCGGCGCCCCTGGTCGCACTTGTCCGACCATGCGCCACTGTCTGTCGAGGTACGTTTCTGA
- a CDS encoding malto-oligosyltrehalose synthase — MVELRATVRLQFHAGFSLDDAVPLVDYFARLGISHIYASPLLKARPGSSHGYDVIDPTCVNPELGGEPALRRLSAALHQRDMGLIMDIVPNHMAVDSANPWWQDVLEWGAASPYAGFFDITWRSQDEFMRDRLLLPILRSDYLEVLKAGEIQLMFDAPSGRFFFTHFDHRMPLAMACYAEILQRTGTDALARIADRCAALTEEFGAHALAVQIRQDLAAIAEDESAAAIQQALQHFDPGTAEGCQRLHGLLECQHYRLASWRTANDDINWRRFFDVNELVSLRAEQPRVFEATHSKIFELVEAGIIDGLRIDHIDGLANPRAYCRRLRRRVDRLLGSEHPHFPIHVEKILAADERLPLDWMVDGTTGYEFMNRISLLQHDPNGQTDLAELWGSLSGRSIDFTEEVREARGLVLSNSLAADFEILCQALLRLARCSLRTRDLTLGAIRRALRALIVHYPVYRTYTNVCARSATDQYFFDRALAGARTELSSNDWPVLEQIDRWLGGEPLHASPPGPKRRVQQRLLSRFHQLTSPVAAKAVEDTACYRSAILLSRNDVGFDPQRFSASLDWFHSQCIEQVQRFPLGLLTTASHDHKRGEDARARLAVISEHAPWFGIQVRFWRNLAEPLRSVVHDQPAPAPADELMLYQTLFSSWPLGLSADDSSGCAAFAERVLAWQRKALREAKLRSSWAAPDDAYEEACHDFLQRLMTGHEAVELRRALVHAVELAACNGALNSLSQCLLRMTAPGVPDLYQGCEYWDFSMVDPDNRRPVDYALREMSLRQSDPVTDLLRQWRDGHIKQWLITRVLNARRRQPELFRQGSYQPLTVHGRHADRLVAFCRRHGDQLAICIAPRLAAPLLGDSEVPLIPAQRWDDTLIDLPATYLTSVLTGEAVASGPAVLVSELLSAVPVNLLVTTQHQESTP, encoded by the coding sequence CTATGCCTCCCCTTTACTCAAGGCGCGTCCCGGCTCTTCACATGGCTACGATGTGATCGACCCGACCTGCGTCAACCCGGAGCTGGGCGGGGAACCGGCGCTACGTCGTCTGAGCGCCGCCCTGCACCAGCGGGACATGGGCCTGATCATGGATATCGTGCCCAACCACATGGCCGTGGATAGCGCCAACCCCTGGTGGCAGGACGTTCTTGAGTGGGGCGCAGCAAGCCCCTATGCCGGATTCTTCGATATCACCTGGCGCTCCCAGGATGAGTTCATGCGCGACCGCCTGCTGTTGCCGATCCTGCGCAGCGATTATCTGGAAGTACTCAAGGCCGGCGAAATACAGCTGATGTTCGATGCCCCGTCCGGCCGTTTTTTCTTCACCCATTTCGATCACCGCATGCCACTGGCGATGGCCTGCTATGCCGAGATCCTCCAACGGACCGGCACTGATGCGCTGGCCCGCATCGCCGACCGCTGCGCGGCGCTGACTGAAGAGTTCGGCGCCCACGCGCTGGCGGTACAGATCCGCCAGGATCTGGCGGCCATCGCCGAGGATGAATCAGCAGCGGCAATTCAGCAGGCGCTTCAGCACTTCGACCCCGGTACAGCGGAAGGCTGCCAGCGCCTGCACGGCCTGCTGGAATGCCAGCATTACCGCCTGGCCAGCTGGCGCACGGCCAATGATGACATCAACTGGCGGCGTTTCTTCGATGTCAACGAACTGGTCAGCCTGCGCGCCGAGCAACCCAGAGTTTTCGAGGCCACTCACAGCAAGATATTCGAACTGGTCGAAGCGGGCATCATTGACGGACTGCGCATCGACCACATCGATGGCCTCGCCAACCCACGCGCTTACTGCCGCCGACTGCGCCGTCGTGTCGATCGACTGTTAGGCAGCGAACACCCGCATTTTCCCATTCATGTGGAGAAGATCCTCGCCGCCGACGAACGTCTGCCTCTCGACTGGATGGTCGATGGCACCACCGGTTACGAATTCATGAACCGGATTTCCCTGTTGCAGCATGACCCCAACGGCCAGACCGATCTGGCGGAACTCTGGGGCAGCCTCAGCGGCCGCAGTATCGATTTCACAGAAGAAGTTCGCGAAGCTCGCGGCCTGGTATTGAGCAACTCGCTGGCCGCCGACTTCGAGATTCTCTGTCAGGCGCTGCTGCGCCTTGCGCGCTGCAGCCTGCGCACCCGGGATCTGACCCTGGGCGCGATACGCCGAGCATTGCGGGCACTGATCGTGCATTACCCGGTCTACCGCACCTACACCAATGTGTGTGCGCGCTCCGCCACCGACCAGTACTTCTTCGACCGCGCCCTTGCCGGGGCACGCACCGAACTGAGCAGCAACGACTGGCCAGTGCTGGAGCAGATCGATCGCTGGCTGGGCGGCGAGCCACTGCATGCCAGCCCGCCGGGACCGAAACGCCGTGTCCAGCAACGCCTGCTGTCCCGCTTCCATCAACTGACCTCCCCGGTGGCAGCCAAAGCGGTCGAAGATACCGCCTGCTACCGCTCGGCCATTCTGCTGTCACGCAATGATGTCGGCTTCGACCCGCAGCGTTTCAGCGCCAGCCTGGACTGGTTTCACAGCCAATGCATTGAACAGGTGCAGCGTTTTCCGCTGGGCCTGTTGACCACCGCCAGCCATGACCACAAGCGCGGCGAGGATGCCCGCGCCAGGCTTGCCGTGATCAGTGAGCATGCACCCTGGTTCGGCATTCAGGTACGTTTCTGGCGCAATCTGGCGGAGCCATTGCGGTCGGTGGTCCACGATCAGCCGGCGCCCGCGCCAGCTGATGAACTGATGCTCTATCAGACCTTATTCAGCAGTTGGCCTCTGGGCCTGAGTGCCGATGACAGCAGTGGCTGCGCCGCCTTCGCTGAACGTGTTCTGGCCTGGCAGCGCAAGGCTTTGCGCGAAGCCAAACTGCGCAGCAGTTGGGCGGCACCTGACGATGCCTATGAAGAGGCGTGCCACGACTTCCTGCAGCGCTTGATGACCGGCCACGAGGCAGTTGAACTGCGTCGCGCGTTGGTGCACGCCGTGGAGCTGGCAGCCTGCAACGGTGCGCTGAACAGTCTGAGTCAATGCCTGCTGCGCATGACCGCACCCGGCGTACCCGATCTGTATCAGGGCTGCGAGTACTGGGACTTCAGCATGGTCGATCCCGACAACCGCCGGCCGGTTGATTACGCCTTGCGCGAAATGAGTCTGAGACAAAGCGACCCCGTCACCGACCTGCTGCGCCAGTGGCGCGACGGGCATATCAAGCAATGGTTGATCACCAGGGTACTGAATGCCCGGCGCCGTCAGCCCGAGCTGTTCCGCCAGGGCAGCTACCAGCCTCTCACCGTGCATGGCCGCCATGCCGATCGGCTGGTTGCCTTCTGTCGGCGCCATGGCGATCAGTTGGCCATCTGCATCGCCCCGCGCCTCGCCGCGCCATTGCTCGGCGACAGCGAGGTGCCGCTGATTCCGGCGCAGCGCTGGGATGACACCCTGATCGACCTTCCCGCAACCTATCTGACCAGCGTTCTGACCGGAGAAGCCGTAGCCAGCGGGCCTGCTGTACTGGTGAGTGAGCTGCTGTCCGCCGTCCCCGTGAATCTTCTTGTGACCACCCAGCATCAGGAATCCACACCATGA
- a CDS encoding DUF2934 domain-containing protein: MTNDEQRIRELAHQIWESEGKPEGQSERHWQMACKLLQSEQQGDLQPSPAKTRKPRKKAASELPPEDETQLEKPALLGKPAGAKKPERTPRQPGSTAAKATKASKPAAKRSKE, from the coding sequence ATGACCAACGACGAACAACGTATCCGTGAACTCGCCCATCAGATCTGGGAAAGCGAAGGCAAACCCGAAGGCCAGAGTGAGCGTCACTGGCAGATGGCCTGCAAGTTGCTGCAGAGCGAACAGCAGGGAGACCTGCAACCCAGCCCCGCGAAGACCCGCAAGCCGCGCAAAAAGGCGGCGTCAGAGCTGCCCCCGGAAGACGAAACCCAACTGGAAAAACCTGCCCTGCTGGGCAAACCGGCCGGCGCAAAGAAACCCGAGCGAACGCCGCGCCAACCAGGCAGCACGGCGGCAAAAGCCACCAAGGCCAGCAAACCCGCTGCGAAGCGGAGCAAAGAGTAA
- a CDS encoding lysylphosphatidylglycerol synthase domain-containing protein: MSDAKESKPANRRMRWAKGALTLFFFIAIPVLLYFQLRNIDWQEVSGALRDYPIWLLVGAFGVALLSYLTYCCYDLLGRYYTGHKLPVRQVIPLVFVCYAFNLNLNALVGGVALRFRLYSRLGLDVPTIARVFSLSIITNWVGYLWLAGAVFALGMVQLPEGWAIGNVGLRLIGVAMVIAAVMYVLACAFSTRRSWQIRDQTIELPSWKLALVQAAVGALNWSLMAVIIWLLLPAEAFYPSVLGVLLISSIAGVITHIPAGLGVLEMIFLTLLQDQMPKSSLLAALIGYRAIYFLMPLGIALCVYLVLEKRAKTMRSANTVPDG; this comes from the coding sequence ATGAGCGACGCTAAGGAATCCAAGCCAGCCAACCGCCGCATGCGCTGGGCCAAGGGCGCGCTGACACTGTTCTTTTTCATCGCCATTCCGGTATTGCTGTATTTCCAGCTACGCAATATCGACTGGCAGGAGGTGTCGGGGGCACTGCGCGATTATCCGATCTGGTTGTTGGTCGGGGCTTTCGGTGTGGCCCTGCTCAGTTATCTGACCTACTGCTGCTATGACCTGCTCGGCCGTTATTACACAGGGCACAAGCTGCCGGTACGCCAGGTGATTCCGCTGGTATTTGTCTGTTACGCATTCAACCTCAATCTTAATGCGCTGGTGGGCGGCGTGGCCCTGCGTTTTCGACTGTATTCACGCCTGGGGCTGGATGTACCCACCATCGCGCGGGTGTTCAGCCTGAGCATCATCACCAACTGGGTGGGCTATCTGTGGTTGGCCGGCGCGGTGTTCGCGCTGGGCATGGTCCAGCTGCCGGAAGGCTGGGCCATCGGCAACGTCGGCCTGCGCCTGATCGGCGTGGCCATGGTCATCGCCGCTGTCATGTATGTGCTGGCCTGCGCCTTTTCCACTCGGCGCAGCTGGCAGATCCGCGACCAGACCATTGAGCTGCCGTCATGGAAGCTGGCATTGGTGCAGGCTGCTGTCGGTGCACTCAATTGGTCACTGATGGCTGTGATCATCTGGCTGCTGCTGCCCGCTGAAGCCTTTTATCCCAGCGTGCTCGGGGTGCTGCTGATCAGCAGCATCGCCGGCGTCATCACCCACATCCCCGCCGGTCTCGGCGTGCTGGAAATGATCTTTCTCACCCTGCTGCAGGATCAGATGCCGAAAAGCAGCCTGCTCGCCGCCTTGATCGGCTACCGGGCCATCTACTTCCTGATGCCACTGGGCATAGCCCTGTGTGTGTACCTGGTACTGGAAAAGCGCGCCAAGACGATGCGCAGTGCCAATACAGTACCGGATGGTTGA
- a CDS encoding zinc-dependent alcohol dehydrogenase has translation MKAVVFHDVGDIRLEEVADPVLHEPTDAIIRLTASAICGTDLHFVRGSISGMRKGTILGHEGVGVVETLGTDVRNLKVGDRVIVASTIACGNCSYCRAGYYAQCDTANPQGPQAGTAFFGGPEANGSFDGLQAEKARIPHANIGLIKIPDAISDDQAILLSDVFPTGYFGAEMAEITPGDTVAVFGCGPVGQFAIASALLLGAARVFAIDHLPDRLDMARCQGAEVIDFDKEDPVATLQRLTGGIGVDRAIDAVGVDAEHSCLDADLMHKGHFRQEMADNAPRTNPDGNNWHPGDAPSQALQWAVAGLAKAGTLSIIGLYAPQSRTFPIGLAASRNLTVNMGNCHHRRYIPQLLELVLSGRVDPAQILTKVEPMTDSIEAFKAFDRRACGWVKVALQPEGSHAEEQLDEALDESFPASDPPAMASPKG, from the coding sequence ATGAAGGCCGTCGTATTTCATGATGTCGGTGATATTCGCCTGGAAGAAGTCGCCGACCCGGTGTTGCATGAGCCCACAGACGCCATCATCCGCCTGACCGCCTCCGCCATCTGCGGTACCGACCTGCATTTCGTGCGCGGCAGCATCAGCGGTATGCGCAAGGGCACCATTCTGGGTCACGAAGGGGTGGGGGTGGTCGAAACTCTGGGTACTGATGTACGCAATCTGAAGGTCGGCGACCGGGTGATCGTTGCCTCAACCATCGCCTGCGGCAACTGCTCATATTGCCGCGCCGGCTATTATGCACAGTGCGACACAGCCAATCCCCAAGGCCCTCAAGCCGGCACCGCCTTCTTCGGTGGTCCGGAAGCCAACGGCAGTTTCGATGGGCTGCAGGCGGAAAAAGCCCGTATTCCTCACGCCAACATCGGCCTGATCAAGATTCCCGATGCGATATCCGATGACCAGGCGATTCTGCTGTCCGACGTATTTCCCACCGGCTATTTCGGCGCGGAAATGGCGGAAATCACCCCTGGCGATACCGTTGCGGTATTCGGTTGTGGCCCGGTCGGTCAATTCGCCATTGCCAGCGCACTGCTATTGGGCGCGGCGCGGGTGTTCGCCATCGATCATCTACCCGACAGGCTGGACATGGCGCGCTGTCAGGGTGCCGAAGTCATCGACTTTGATAAGGAGGATCCGGTCGCTACTCTGCAACGCCTGACCGGCGGTATCGGTGTGGATCGAGCCATCGATGCTGTCGGCGTGGACGCTGAACATTCCTGCCTGGATGCCGACTTGATGCACAAAGGTCATTTTCGCCAGGAAATGGCCGACAATGCGCCGCGAACCAATCCGGACGGTAATAACTGGCACCCCGGCGATGCGCCGAGCCAGGCACTGCAATGGGCCGTAGCCGGGCTGGCCAAAGCCGGTACCCTGTCAATCATCGGTCTGTACGCACCGCAATCGCGCACCTTCCCGATCGGCCTGGCCGCCAGCCGCAATCTGACCGTGAACATGGGCAATTGCCATCACCGGCGCTATATCCCGCAGCTGCTGGAACTGGTACTCAGCGGCCGGGTCGATCCTGCCCAGATCCTCACCAAGGTCGAGCCCATGACGGACAGCATCGAAGCCTTCAAGGCCTTTGACCGTCGCGCCTGTGGCTGGGTCAAAGTAGCCCTGCAGCCGGAGGGCAGTCATGCCGAAGAGCAACTGGACGAAGCTCTGGATGAGTCATTCCCGGCCAGTGATCCGCCTGCCATGGCGTCCCCGAAAGGCTGA
- a CDS encoding DUF72 domain-containing protein, which yields MSNGIRIGISGWRYEPWRGDFYPEGLVQRRELEYASRTVSSIEINGSFYALQTPERYINWGDATPDDFVFSVKAPRYITHIKRLRELTEPLANFFASGPLQLEHKLGAFLWQFPPSFKYDPALFAELFERLPCTFGEAEKCAAGSPRVVEQPSLTTAADTRLRHAVEIRHQSFMQEDFIELLRKHRIALVVADTAGKWPLIEELTAEFMYLRLHGDKELYSSGYDEAALSDWARRIRAWSKGQQPKDARRLSDHEDSSTASRDIYCYFDNDIKVRAPYDARRLLEKLNKAGSLEIMPGQLPESFL from the coding sequence ATGAGTAATGGAATCCGTATCGGTATTTCCGGCTGGCGTTATGAGCCCTGGCGCGGCGATTTCTATCCCGAGGGGCTGGTGCAGCGCCGCGAGCTGGAATACGCCTCACGCACGGTCAGCAGCATCGAGATCAATGGCTCCTTCTATGCCTTGCAGACACCGGAGCGCTATATCAATTGGGGCGACGCCACGCCGGATGATTTCGTCTTCAGCGTCAAGGCCCCACGCTATATCACCCATATCAAACGTCTGCGGGAGCTGACCGAGCCACTGGCCAACTTCTTCGCCTCCGGCCCCTTGCAGCTGGAACATAAACTCGGCGCGTTCCTCTGGCAGTTTCCGCCCAGCTTCAAATATGACCCCGCATTATTTGCCGAGCTGTTCGAGCGGCTGCCTTGCACCTTCGGCGAGGCCGAGAAATGTGCGGCGGGCAGTCCGCGTGTTGTCGAACAGCCGAGTTTAACCACGGCGGCCGATACCAGGCTGCGCCATGCGGTGGAAATCCGCCATCAGAGTTTCATGCAGGAGGACTTCATCGAGCTACTGCGCAAGCACCGTATTGCCCTGGTGGTCGCGGACACGGCCGGCAAATGGCCGTTGATAGAGGAGCTGACTGCCGAGTTCATGTACCTGCGTCTCCATGGTGACAAGGAGCTGTACAGCAGCGGCTATGACGAAGCTGCCCTGAGCGACTGGGCGCGCCGCATTCGCGCCTGGAGCAAGGGGCAACAACCAAAAGATGCCCGACGCCTGTCCGACCATGAGGACAGCTCAACCGCTTCTCGGGATATTTATTGCTATTTCGATAACGACATCAAGGTCCGTGCGCCCTACGACGCCCGCCGGCTACTGGAAAAGCTCAACAAGGCCGGCTCACTCGAGATCATGCCGGGCCAATTGCCGGAGAGTTTTTTGTGA
- the clsB gene encoding cardiolipin synthase ClsB produces the protein MRPIWREGNEAELLINGEEFFPRVFEKIRQARQEVLLETFIVLEDKVGKELQRALICAANNGAHVEVIVDGYGTVDLSDAYLGEMLAAGIHVHVFDPQPRLLGMRTNLFRRLHRKIVVVDSEIAYVGGINFTAVHLGDYGPGAKQDYAVEVRGPVVHDIRHASLNLFRHARRELPLPLNLGRGIQSRHAGSARIMLAIRDNNRHTSDIEDHYLRAIRSANYRLVIANAYFFPGYRMLRELRNAARRGVHVTLILQGEPDMPWARHFSTFLYSYLLRSGVVIHEYCERPLHGKVALMDREWVTVGSSNLDPLSLALNLEGNLFIRDPKLNQQLYDHLHSLAGQHCSEITEAKATRGFWWRAPMTFLFFHFLRHFPAIAGNLPAHTPRLEPLLPVEEEPEDEQLAPLEQEKLL, from the coding sequence ATGAGACCCATCTGGCGTGAAGGCAATGAAGCGGAATTGCTGATCAACGGCGAAGAATTCTTTCCCCGCGTATTCGAAAAGATTCGTCAGGCGCGGCAGGAAGTCCTCCTGGAGACCTTCATCGTGCTGGAAGACAAGGTCGGCAAGGAATTGCAGCGGGCTTTGATCTGCGCGGCGAACAATGGCGCCCACGTGGAAGTCATCGTCGATGGCTACGGTACCGTCGATCTGAGCGATGCCTACCTCGGTGAAATGCTGGCGGCAGGCATTCATGTGCACGTGTTCGATCCACAGCCGAGGCTGCTCGGCATGCGCACCAACCTGTTCCGCCGTCTGCATCGCAAGATCGTCGTCGTGGATAGCGAAATCGCCTATGTCGGCGGTATCAACTTCACAGCAGTGCATCTGGGTGACTATGGTCCCGGCGCCAAACAGGACTATGCCGTTGAGGTGCGTGGGCCGGTTGTGCACGATATCCGCCATGCCAGTCTCAATCTGTTTCGTCATGCCCGCCGCGAATTGCCTCTGCCTTTGAATCTCGGGCGCGGAATTCAGTCCCGCCATGCCGGCAGTGCCCGGATCATGCTGGCAATCCGCGATAACAACCGCCATACGTCGGACATCGAAGATCATTATCTGCGAGCGATCCGCTCAGCCAATTATCGACTGGTGATCGCCAATGCCTATTTCTTCCCCGGTTATCGCATGCTGCGGGAGCTGCGTAACGCCGCTCGCCGTGGCGTGCATGTCACGCTGATTCTGCAGGGCGAACCGGATATGCCCTGGGCGCGTCACTTCTCAACCTTCCTGTACAGCTATCTGCTGCGTAGCGGCGTGGTCATCCACGAATACTGCGAGCGCCCCTTGCACGGCAAGGTGGCCCTGATGGACCGCGAGTGGGTAACCGTCGGCTCAAGCAATCTCGACCCACTGAGCCTGGCATTGAATCTGGAAGGCAACCTGTTCATTCGGGACCCGAAGCTCAACCAGCAGTTGTATGATCATCTGCATTCGCTGGCCGGCCAGCATTGCAGTGAGATCACCGAAGCCAAGGCCACACGCGGATTCTGGTGGCGAGCGCCGATGACCTTTCTGTTCTTCCACTTCCTGCGGCACTTCCCGGCCATCGCCGGCAACCTGCCTGCCCATACCCCACGCCTGGAGCCGTTGCTGCCGGTGGAGGAAGAACCTGAAGATGAACAGCTCGCACCGCTGGAACAGGAGAAGTTGCTATGA